Proteins found in one Agaribacterium sp. ZY112 genomic segment:
- a CDS encoding response regulator, whose protein sequence is MKPVLVVEDSTMVTKVIRHVLGQSQKINVDYAGSLAEAQALLAKKDYFCALVDLSLPDAPSGEVVDEVLAKNIPCIVLTSTFDEKRRTELLNKGVVDYVTKEGRYSYELALATIHRLIKNQDVKVLVVDDSKTQRKVLSQLFRLHLFQVLEAEDGVHAIKQILEHSDICLLVTDYNMPRMDGFELIKNLRAKYEKSDLVIVGLSSEEESSLSAKFIKSGANDFLKKPFNHEEFFCRINHNVEFLELIESIRDAANRDELCSCYNRSYFFKHGELILQKAKESASPLSLALIEIENFEQFQAERGNDESVLVLQQVAQRLNSHFERFFFARVADSTFAVLMPGLDNEKACAYVDQVRQLCTSKAFQGGCQEHFLGFSAGITSFIKDQLDDVHREATSCLQRARDAGGALVIGD, encoded by the coding sequence ATGAAGCCAGTTTTAGTTGTCGAAGACAGCACAATGGTCACTAAGGTCATTCGTCATGTGCTTGGGCAAAGTCAGAAAATCAATGTCGATTATGCCGGCAGTCTTGCTGAAGCTCAGGCTTTGTTAGCTAAAAAAGATTACTTTTGTGCCTTGGTTGATCTTAGTTTACCCGATGCGCCAAGTGGCGAAGTCGTTGATGAGGTATTAGCTAAAAATATCCCCTGTATTGTTTTAACCAGTACTTTTGATGAAAAACGACGCACCGAACTGTTAAATAAAGGTGTTGTCGATTATGTGACTAAAGAAGGCCGTTATTCTTATGAACTGGCTCTGGCGACAATTCATCGCTTAATAAAAAATCAAGATGTAAAAGTCTTGGTGGTTGATGATAGTAAAACGCAGCGTAAGGTCTTATCTCAGTTGTTCCGTTTACATCTCTTTCAGGTGCTTGAAGCTGAAGATGGTGTGCATGCAATAAAACAAATATTGGAACACAGTGATATTTGTTTATTAGTAACAGATTACAATATGCCGCGTATGGATGGTTTTGAGTTAATTAAAAATCTTCGCGCAAAATATGAAAAATCTGACTTAGTGATTGTGGGCCTAAGCTCAGAGGAAGAAAGCTCGCTATCAGCAAAGTTTATTAAATCGGGTGCGAATGATTTCCTTAAAAAGCCCTTTAATCATGAAGAGTTCTTTTGTCGTATTAATCATAATGTTGAATTTTTGGAGTTGATCGAGTCCATACGGGATGCAGCTAATCGAGATGAGCTGTGTTCTTGTTACAATCGAAGTTACTTCTTTAAACATGGTGAGCTTATTTTACAAAAGGCAAAAGAGAGTGCATCGCCTTTAAGTCTTGCCTTGATCGAAATTGAAAACTTTGAACAGTTTCAGGCAGAGCGGGGTAATGATGAATCAGTGCTTGTATTGCAGCAGGTTGCTCAGCGCCTTAATAGCCATTTTGAGCGTTTCTTTTTTGCGCGGGTGGCAGATTCAACTTTTGCTGTACTTATGCCGGGGCTTGATAATGAAAAAGCCTGTGCTTACGTTGATCAAGTACGTCAGTTATGTACATCTAAAGCGTTTCAGGGGGGATGCCAAGAGCACTTTCTTGGCTTTTCTGCAGGGATTACAAGCTTTATTAAAGATCAGCTTGATGATGTTCATCGCGAGGCGACATCCTGCCTGCAAAGGGCGAGAGATGCAGGTGGGGCCTTGGTGATTGGTGATTAA
- the moeB gene encoding molybdopterin-synthase adenylyltransferase MoeB has protein sequence MPTNSPTKTLFSGDEWNRYARHIQLPQFGAEGQSKLKQSRVLIVGSGGLGSPVSLYLAAAGVGHITLIDHDHVDVSNLQRQILFDTQSLGSAKAEAGATRLKALNPHIEVVADTRRFGRDNAKELIGQVDLVLDCTDNFATRYLINDLCFELKKSWVFASIYQYSGQCAVFSPGKGCFRCLFPDYPQNIDDCNAAGVIGVLPGLLGTLQANEALKLLAGQKSPIDGNLLLVDAMQLSFRKIQLARCSDCLCCGETPAKTDQLSEYYQLPSCAVNNNKNEITKEQFDELLNSESYVILDVRSEQEHRAFNLGGRNIPLNELENTLSEFNNDTCFLCYCQSGIRSNKAAELLQEKGHKALSLKGGLLSYVK, from the coding sequence ATGCCTACCAACAGTCCTACTAAAACCCTTTTTTCTGGCGACGAGTGGAATCGCTACGCTCGGCATATCCAGCTACCTCAATTTGGCGCAGAGGGGCAAAGTAAACTCAAACAAAGCCGAGTGCTGATTGTGGGCTCCGGAGGCTTAGGCTCACCGGTATCACTTTATCTTGCAGCAGCAGGGGTAGGCCATATCACTCTGATTGATCATGACCATGTCGATGTCAGCAATTTACAGCGTCAAATTTTATTCGATACCCAAAGCCTAGGTTCAGCGAAAGCCGAAGCCGGTGCCACCCGCTTAAAAGCACTAAACCCCCATATTGAAGTCGTTGCAGATACACGCCGTTTTGGTCGCGATAACGCCAAAGAATTGATCGGACAAGTCGACCTAGTACTCGACTGCACTGATAATTTTGCAACCCGCTATCTAATTAATGACCTATGCTTTGAACTTAAAAAAAGCTGGGTCTTTGCCAGCATCTATCAATACAGTGGCCAGTGTGCTGTTTTTAGTCCAGGTAAAGGCTGTTTTAGGTGTTTATTTCCTGATTACCCACAAAATATTGATGACTGCAATGCGGCGGGTGTCATTGGTGTACTACCGGGTCTCTTAGGTACCTTGCAAGCAAATGAAGCATTAAAGTTATTAGCTGGGCAAAAAAGCCCTATTGATGGCAATTTATTATTAGTCGATGCCATGCAATTAAGCTTCAGAAAAATTCAGCTAGCTCGCTGTAGCGACTGCCTATGCTGTGGAGAAACACCAGCTAAGACCGATCAACTTTCCGAGTATTATCAACTGCCAAGCTGTGCTGTTAACAACAATAAAAATGAAATCACAAAAGAGCAGTTTGATGAACTTCTTAACTCAGAAAGCTATGTGATTTTGGATGTACGCTCAGAGCAAGAACACCGTGCCTTTAATCTTGGCGGCCGAAATATTCCTTTAAACGAATTGGAAAACACCTTAAGCGAATTTAATAATGACACTTGTTTTCTTTGTTATTGCCAGAGCGGAATAAGAAGCAACAAGGCAGCAGAGTTGTTACAAGAAAAAGGGCATAAAGCCTTAAGCCTAAAAGGCGGATTGCTTAGCTATGTAAAATAA